A single Elaeis guineensis isolate ETL-2024a chromosome 15, EG11, whole genome shotgun sequence DNA region contains:
- the LOC140854083 gene encoding flavonol 3-sulfotransferase-like, producing the protein MATLASVSSFDDSIQPDSKRKQEGEEQTPKQSGEFDDLISTLPLDEGLVPIRLRQYQGVWIPEYFLGGIIAVRQRFTARPDDLLLVSYPKSGTTWLKALAFAIMTRTQHPLAHHPLLSLNPHQCVESLDRLFSDGKQSKVQALPSPRIFSSHTPYSLLSDSIKGSGCLIIYICRDPKDVIVSRWHFNAKMRSKTSKEPTPLMKAFEMFCEGVCPFGLVWDHALGYWKESLRRPDKVLFLKYEELMEEPVAKVKRMAEFMGCPFSPDEEKEGMVEEVIRLCSFEKLSNLEINTTGVINSKDPTAPPTFASFFRKGKMGDWKNHLSPKMAQRLDEITQEKLEGSGLTLGRTCLEAAAKEENPVHQV; encoded by the coding sequence ATGGCCACCCTCGCATCTGTTTCCAGTTTCGATGACTCGATCCAACCAGACTCGAAACGAAAGCAAGAGGGAGAAGAACAAACTCCGAAACAGTCGGGAGAATTCGACGATCTCATCTCCACCCTCCCACTAGATGAAGGATTGGTTCCCATCCGCCTCCGCCAATACCAAGGCGTCTGGATCCCTGAATACTTCCTCGGGGGCATCATCGCCGTCCGGCAACGCTTCACGGCCCGTCCTGATGACCTCCTCCTCGTGAGCTACCCCAAGTCCGGAACCACCTGGCTAAAGGCCCTGGCCTTCGCCATCATGACTCGAACCCAACACCCTTTGGCTCACCACCCGCTCCTTAGCCTCAACCCCCATCAGTGCGTGGAGTCGCTGGACAGACTCTTCTCTGATGGCAAACAGTCCAAGGTTCAAGCCCTGCCCTCTCCTCGGATTTTCAGCTCCCACACGCCTTACTCTCTGCTATCGGACTCGATCAAGGGTTCCGGCTGCCTCATCATATACATCTGCCGAGACCCTAAGGATGTGATAGTCTCCCGGTGGCATTTCAACGCGAAGATGAGGTCAAAGACGTCCAAGGAGCCGACTCCCTTGATGAAGGCCTTCGAGATGTTCTGCGAGGGCGTTTGCCCGTTTGGGCTGGTATGGGACCACGCTCTCGGGTACTGGAAAGAGAGCTTGAGAAGGCCCGACAAGGTGCTGTTCTTGAAGTACGAGGAGCTGATGGAAGAGCCGGTGGCAAAGGTGAAAAGAATGGCGGAGTTCATGGGATGTCCATTCTCGCCGGACGAAGAGAAGGAAGGGATGGTGGAGGAGGTCATAAGGTTGTGTAGCTTTGAGAAGCTCAGCAACCTAGAGATAAATACTACTGGTGTAATTAACTCCAAAGACCCGACAGCTCCCCCAACATTTGCGTCTTTCTTTAGGAAAGGGAAGATGGGGGATTGGAAGAACCATCTGAGTCCGAAAATGGCGCAGAGGCTGGACGAAATCACCCAAGAGAAGCTAGAAGGATCCGGTCTAACCCTTGGAAGAACATGCTTGGAAGCTGCTGCGAAGGAGGAGAATCCAGTTCACCAAGTGTAG